From the genome of Pseudomonas sihuiensis:
CTGTTCCCGGTGACGCCGCTGGAGAAGAAATCCCTGCTGGCTGAAGAAGCCTGGAACCCGGACGGCATCGCCCAGCGCGCGATTCGTGCCCTGCGTGCGAAATTCCCTGAGCTGGGGGTGATCAGTGACGTGGCGCTGGACCCGTTCACCACTCACGGCCAGGATGGCATCCTCGATGAAAGCGGCTACGTGCAGAACGACATCACCGTCGATGCCCTGGTCAAGCAAGCGCTGTCGCATGCCGAAGCCGGTGCTCAGGTGGTCGCACCTTCGGACATGATGGACGGCCGCGTGCAGGCGATCCGTGAGGCGCTGGAGCTGGCCGATTACAACAATGTGCGCATCATGGCCTACTCGGCCAAGTACGCCAGCGCCTACTACGGCCCGTTCCGCGATGCGGTGGGTTCAGCGGCCAACCTGGGCAAGGCCAACAAGGCCAGCTACCAGATGGACCCGGCCAATGGCGACGAAGCGCTGCATGAGGTGGCCGCCGATCTGGCCGAAGGCGCCGATATGGTCATGGTCAAACCAGGCATGCCCTATCTGGACATCCTCTGGCGGGTCAAAACGGAATTCAAGGTACCGACCTTTGTCTATCAGGTCAGTGGTGAGTACGCCATGCATATGGCGGCGATCCAGAATGGTTGGTTGGGCGAGGCGGTGATTCTCGAATCACTGACTGCCTTCAAACGTGCGGGTGCCGATGGCATCCTGACGTATTTCGCCGTGCGCGCGGCAGAACTGCTGAAGCAGGGGCAGTAGGCCCCACAGGAACTCCAGATGAACACCGAAGGACTCAGTACCCCTGAATTGCAAGATGCCCAACCGGTCGTCGATGAGGTTGTAGCCGTGGAAACCCCTGTCATCGAGGCCCCTGCGCCGGTCGTACCTGCGCCTGTGGTGATCCATAACCTGGATGACAGCAGCCTGTATATCCACCGTGAGCTGTCGCAGCTGCAATTCAATATCCGCGTCCTGGAACAGGCGCTGGATGAGTCCTATCCGCTGCTCGAACGTCTGAAGTTCCTGCTGATCTTCTCCAGCAACCTCGACGAATTCTTCGAGATCCGCGTCGCCGGCCTGAAGAAACAGATCAATTTCGCCCGTGAACAGGCCGGTGCCGACGGCCTGCAGCCGCACCAGGCGTTGGCGCGCATCAGCGAACTGGTGCACGAGCAGGTCGAGCGACAGTACGCCATTCTCAACGACACGCTGTTCCCGGCGCTGGCCAAGCACAACATCAACTTCATCCGCCGGCGGTTCTGGACCACCAAGCTCAAGGCCTGGGTGCGCCGTTATTTCCGCGACGAGATCGCGCCGATCATCACCCCCATCGGCCTCGACCCGACGCACCCCTTCCCGCTGCTGGTGAACAAGAGCCTGAACTTCATCGTCGAGCTGGAAGGCGTCGATGCCTTCGGTCGCGATTCCGGTCTGGCCATCATCCCGGCGCCACGCCTGCTGCCGCGTATCATCAAGGTCCCGGAAGACGTCGGCGGCCCCGGCGACAACTACGTGTTCCTGTCGTCGATGATCCACGCCCACGCCGATGACCTGTTCCAGGGCATGAAGGTCAAGGGCTGCTACCAGTTCCGCCTGACCCGCAACGCCGACCTGTCGGTGGACACCGAGGACGTCGAGGACCTGGCGCGTGCCCTGCGTGGCGAGCTGTTCAGCCGT
Proteins encoded in this window:
- the hemB gene encoding porphobilinogen synthase; the encoded protein is MSFTPANRLFPATRLRRNRRDDFSRRLVRENRLSVDDLILPVFVLDGENRREAIASMPGVERLSIDLLLKEAEHWVALGIPALALFPVTPLEKKSLLAEEAWNPDGIAQRAIRALRAKFPELGVISDVALDPFTTHGQDGILDESGYVQNDITVDALVKQALSHAEAGAQVVAPSDMMDGRVQAIREALELADYNNVRIMAYSAKYASAYYGPFRDAVGSAANLGKANKASYQMDPANGDEALHEVAADLAEGADMVMVKPGMPYLDILWRVKTEFKVPTFVYQVSGEYAMHMAAIQNGWLGEAVILESLTAFKRAGADGILTYFAVRAAELLKQGQ